A region from the Wolbachia endosymbiont of Folsomia candida genome encodes:
- the ruvA gene encoding Holliday junction branch migration protein RuvA, with translation MIGNLSGIVDEICSDHIILNVNDVGYIVYLSAKAAGHCCVGSRIKLLIETYANSRENVAQLYGFISKEEQQCLRLLVKVSGVSYKTAMSILSKLTPDQFFSAVANEDKMLLKISGLGPKLINRIITELQGKVSKLELNNNDSHKINEDAISALINLGYEKTKAYDTIKKMLDESPNLETKDIIRMALKELSTL, from the coding sequence ATGATAGGAAATCTAAGTGGAATAGTTGATGAAATTTGCAGCGATCACATAATCCTGAATGTGAATGATGTTGGATATATAGTGTACCTTTCAGCTAAAGCTGCTGGCCATTGCTGTGTTGGGAGTAGAATTAAGCTGCTAATCGAGACTTATGCAAATAGTAGAGAAAATGTTGCTCAGCTGTATGGCTTTATAAGCAAAGAAGAACAGCAGTGCTTGAGGTTGCTTGTTAAAGTGAGTGGCGTCAGTTATAAAACCGCAATGTCAATTTTGAGTAAATTAACTCCAGATCAGTTTTTTTCAGCAGTAGCAAATGAAGACAAAATGTTGCTTAAGATTAGCGGACTCGGCCCAAAGCTCATAAATCGGATTATCACTGAATTGCAAGGTAAAGTGAGCAAATTGGAACTAAATAACAATGACTCTCATAAAATTAACGAAGATGCAATTTCAGCTTTGATCAATCTTGGATATGAAAAAACAAAAGCTTATGATACTATAAAGAAAATGCTAGATGAATCACCGAATCTAGAAACTAAGGATATTATTCGCATGGCGCTTAAGGAACTTTCAACGTTATGA